The Lysobacter panacisoli genome includes a window with the following:
- the glnE gene encoding bifunctional [glutamate--ammonia ligase]-adenylyl-L-tyrosine phosphorylase/[glutamate--ammonia-ligase] adenylyltransferase, translating to MNPDSPTHSSAIDAIAERAMARLRLSSPDAIDDPQTHERLRRVAIASDFAIDTLVRQPELLQSLLRDDGAHAWPAPTLSPEHRTDWPMQLRRYRTAESTRLVWRDVLGLDEVDDTLAGSTRLAERCLQLALEALEAEFAQRHGVVRDREGNVQRLVVFGLGKLGGGELNFSSDVDLVYAYEHDGESDGARALDAEHYFARLGQQLAKLLDELTVDGFCHRVDLRLRPYGNAGRVAWSFTAMEQYFQREGRDWERYAWQKARPVAGDIDAGERFLESLRPFVYRRYLDFGALDGLRGMKASISAEVARKELADDIKRGPGGIREIEFLVQALQLIYGGREPALRDRRLLPSLQALVEARQMSDDAGSMLAHAYRFLRRLENRLQMLRDAQTHALPDAEGDRARIAIALDHADWASLREALDGQRARVTAEFEALLAPRRKRNAPDAITAYWRALPDGGDSAVLGDAGFVEAGNADGVLRDFARSPGVRGLSDSTRARLDRVMPALLQGAAASSEPMLALRRLLALLHNVLRRSAYLALLDEQPAALARLVEVVTRSALLAERLAAYPLLLDELLDARVAGPLPGREALHAACIAVAEDADDDAEAVLQALNEVRQALSFRMAMALRDGRQSASDSACQLAWLADGVVARVLRLAEHEVATAHGRVPGARFAVIGYGSLGGEELGFGSDLDLVFLYDSPGGEHAHSDGARPLEATRWFARVAQKVVALLGAVTGAGRLYDVDVRLRPDGAKGLLVSSLSSYRDYQRERAWTWEHQALVRARFIAGDDSLGADFEQVRAQTLSRERDAKTVRDDVVAMRRRMRAELDRSDAGSFDLKQGQGGLVDLEFLLQYAVLAHSAEHAAWLAPRNTPALISTVASDGWLDADEVQALIGAHAVLLDAGLACTLDRRPRRLPIDERIASARESIIAATHRHGLAFDDVPAA from the coding sequence ATGAATCCCGATTCCCCCACGCATTCCAGCGCCATCGACGCCATCGCCGAGCGCGCGATGGCGCGCCTGCGCCTTTCGAGTCCGGACGCGATCGACGATCCGCAAACGCACGAGCGTCTGCGCCGCGTCGCCATCGCCAGCGACTTCGCGATCGACACGCTGGTGCGCCAACCCGAGCTGCTGCAGTCGCTGCTGCGCGACGATGGCGCGCATGCGTGGCCTGCGCCGACGCTATCGCCCGAACACCGCACCGACTGGCCGATGCAACTGCGCCGCTATCGCACGGCCGAATCCACGCGGCTGGTGTGGCGCGATGTACTCGGGCTGGACGAAGTCGACGACACGCTCGCCGGGAGCACGCGACTGGCCGAACGCTGCCTGCAGCTCGCACTCGAAGCACTGGAGGCGGAGTTCGCGCAGCGCCACGGCGTGGTGCGCGATCGCGAAGGCAACGTGCAGCGGCTGGTGGTGTTCGGCTTGGGCAAGCTCGGCGGTGGCGAACTGAATTTCAGCTCCGACGTCGACCTCGTCTACGCGTACGAACACGACGGCGAATCCGATGGCGCGCGCGCGCTCGACGCGGAACATTACTTCGCGCGCCTCGGTCAGCAGCTGGCGAAACTGCTCGACGAGCTCACCGTGGACGGCTTCTGCCATCGCGTCGACCTGCGCCTGCGCCCATATGGAAACGCCGGTCGCGTCGCGTGGTCGTTCACCGCGATGGAGCAGTACTTCCAGCGCGAGGGGCGCGACTGGGAACGTTACGCCTGGCAGAAGGCGCGACCCGTCGCCGGTGACATCGATGCGGGCGAACGTTTCCTCGAAAGCCTGCGGCCGTTCGTCTATCGGCGATACCTCGACTTCGGCGCGCTCGACGGCTTGCGTGGCATGAAGGCATCGATCAGCGCCGAAGTGGCACGCAAGGAGCTGGCCGACGACATCAAGCGCGGCCCCGGCGGCATCCGCGAGATCGAGTTCCTCGTGCAGGCGCTGCAGCTGATCTACGGCGGCCGCGAACCCGCGCTGCGCGACCGCCGCCTGTTACCGTCGCTGCAGGCGCTGGTCGAGGCGCGGCAGATGAGCGACGACGCCGGTTCGATGCTGGCGCACGCGTACCGTTTCCTGCGCCGCCTCGAGAACCGCCTGCAGATGCTGCGCGACGCGCAGACGCATGCGCTGCCCGACGCGGAAGGCGATCGCGCGCGCATCGCGATCGCGCTCGATCACGCCGACTGGGCATCGCTGCGCGAAGCGCTCGACGGGCAGCGTGCGCGCGTGACGGCCGAGTTCGAGGCCTTGCTCGCACCGCGACGCAAGCGCAATGCGCCCGATGCGATCACCGCGTACTGGCGCGCGCTGCCCGACGGCGGCGACAGCGCGGTGCTCGGCGACGCGGGATTCGTGGAAGCGGGCAACGCCGACGGCGTGCTGCGCGATTTCGCCCGCAGCCCCGGCGTGCGCGGCCTGTCCGACAGCACGCGTGCGCGACTGGACCGCGTAATGCCGGCGCTGCTGCAGGGCGCGGCCGCATCGAGCGAGCCGATGCTCGCGTTGCGTCGCCTGCTCGCACTGCTGCACAACGTGCTGCGACGCAGCGCCTACCTCGCGCTGCTCGACGAACAGCCGGCCGCGCTGGCGCGACTGGTGGAAGTGGTCACGCGCAGCGCACTGCTGGCCGAACGACTCGCCGCCTACCCATTGCTGCTGGACGAACTGCTCGATGCGCGCGTCGCCGGCCCGTTGCCGGGACGCGAGGCCCTGCACGCGGCCTGCATCGCCGTCGCGGAAGATGCCGACGACGATGCCGAAGCCGTGCTGCAGGCATTGAACGAAGTGCGCCAGGCGCTGAGTTTCCGCATGGCGATGGCGTTGCGCGACGGTCGCCAGTCCGCTAGCGACAGTGCGTGCCAGCTTGCGTGGCTCGCGGACGGCGTGGTCGCGCGCGTGTTGCGGCTGGCCGAGCATGAAGTCGCCACGGCGCACGGTCGCGTGCCCGGTGCGCGTTTCGCCGTGATCGGTTATGGCAGCCTCGGCGGCGAAGAGCTGGGTTTTGGTTCCGATCTCGACCTTGTGTTCCTGTACGACTCGCCCGGCGGCGAGCATGCGCATTCCGACGGTGCCCGTCCGCTGGAAGCCACGCGCTGGTTCGCGCGCGTGGCGCAGAAGGTCGTCGCGCTGCTGGGCGCGGTGACCGGCGCAGGCCGTCTGTACGACGTCGATGTGCGCCTGCGACCGGATGGCGCGAAAGGCCTGCTGGTTTCGAGCTTGTCGAGCTACCGCGACTACCAGCGCGAACGAGCATGGACCTGGGAACACCAGGCGCTCGTGCGTGCGCGCTTCATCGCCGGCGACGACTCGCTGGGTGCGGACTTCGAACAGGTTCGCGCGCAGACGCTTTCCCGCGAGCGCGATGCCAAGACGGTGCGCGACGATGTCGTCGCGATGCGTCGACGCATGCGCGCCGAACTCGATCGCAGCGATGCCGGCAGCTTCGACCTGAAGCAGGGCCAGGGCGGCCTGGTCGACCTGGAATTCCTGTTGCAGTACGCGGTGCTCGCGCACTCGGCCGAGCATGCCGCGTGGCTCGCGCCGCGCAATACGCCGGCGCTGATATCGACGGTAGCGAGTGATGGCTGGCTCGATGCCGACGAAGTGCAGGCGTTGATCGGTGCGCACGCGGTGCTGCTCGACGCAGGGTTGGCGTGCACGCTCGACCGGCGTCCGCGCCGTTTGCCGATCGACGAACGCATCGCCTCCGCGCGCGAGTCGATCATCGCCGCGACGCATCGCCACGGACTGGCATTCGACGACGTGCCCGCCGCCTGA
- a CDS encoding mitochondrial fission ELM1 family protein: protein MRDESGLFRPSATASTWTLTDGNAGNVRQAEALAAALGGAFERWTLQSRAPWRWLAPRILPGARHAFGDGFARAWDTPPGLAIGCGRQAALASRLLRSRGTRAVQILDPRIDPAHWDLVIAPEHDGLKGRNVIPVLGSLHPIDDLWLAAARRDFASYAALPGPRTALLIGGDSAHTRFDAGTYEVLLDRIASVVRDESGSVLATASRRTPADVRARLRQQFSALPGVVWAGEDDGANPYAGLLAWADRIVCTADSVNMLSEAAATLAPVFVAGHERVGGRPRRFIERLLRSRRVRTVGVDMEPYDVAPLRETARVAAEVQARLHG from the coding sequence ATGCGCGACGAATCTGGCCTTTTTCGCCCCTCCGCCACGGCCTCGACCTGGACCCTGACCGACGGTAACGCCGGCAACGTCCGCCAGGCCGAAGCGCTGGCGGCCGCACTGGGCGGGGCCTTCGAGCGCTGGACGCTGCAATCGCGGGCCCCGTGGCGATGGCTGGCCCCGCGCATCCTGCCGGGCGCGCGGCATGCGTTCGGTGACGGCTTCGCGCGGGCCTGGGACACTCCGCCCGGGCTGGCCATCGGCTGCGGCCGACAGGCAGCGCTGGCCAGCCGCCTGCTGCGCTCACGCGGCACGCGCGCGGTGCAGATACTGGATCCCCGCATCGATCCGGCGCACTGGGACCTGGTGATCGCCCCCGAACACGATGGCCTGAAGGGTCGCAACGTGATCCCGGTGCTCGGCAGCCTGCATCCCATCGACGACCTGTGGCTGGCGGCGGCGCGACGCGATTTCGCGAGCTACGCCGCCCTGCCCGGCCCGCGGACCGCGCTGCTGATCGGCGGCGACAGCGCGCACACGCGCTTCGATGCCGGCACCTATGAGGTGCTGCTGGATCGCATCGCCAGCGTCGTGCGCGATGAAAGCGGCAGCGTGCTCGCCACCGCATCGCGACGCACGCCCGCCGACGTTCGCGCGCGACTGCGCCAGCAATTCAGCGCGTTGCCCGGCGTCGTATGGGCGGGCGAAGACGACGGTGCGAACCCCTACGCAGGCCTGCTGGCGTGGGCCGATCGCATCGTCTGCACCGCCGATTCGGTGAACATGCTCTCGGAAGCCGCGGCGACACTGGCGCCGGTGTTCGTCGCCGGGCACGAACGTGTCGGCGGCCGCCCGCGCCGCTTCATCGAACGACTCCTGCGCTCACGCCGCGTGCGCACAGTCGGCGTCGACATGGAGCCGTACGACGTCGCTCCGCTGCGCGAAACCGCACGTGTCGCCGCGGAAGTGCAGGCGCGCCTGCACGGCTGA
- a CDS encoding malonic semialdehyde reductase, whose amino-acid sequence MSQSDSRPADAAPLSDAALDRLFRTARTHNELTGEVSDDTLRQLYELAKWGPTSANMSPLRLVFVKSAEAKAKLAPALDEGNYAKTLAAPVTAIVGFDMAFYEKLPYLFPHTDARGWFDTKPEDTLHTIALRNGSLQGAYVLMAARALGLDCGPMSGFNNAKVDAAFFAGTKIKSNFLINLGHGDPAKLFPRSPRLSFDEAAQIL is encoded by the coding sequence ATGTCGCAATCCGATTCCCGGCCCGCCGATGCCGCTCCGCTGTCCGACGCGGCGCTGGACCGGCTGTTCCGCACCGCCCGCACCCATAACGAACTGACGGGCGAGGTGAGCGACGACACCCTGCGCCAGCTGTACGAGCTGGCCAAGTGGGGACCGACCAGCGCCAACATGTCGCCGCTGCGGCTGGTGTTCGTGAAGTCGGCCGAAGCCAAGGCCAAGCTCGCCCCGGCACTCGACGAAGGCAACTACGCCAAGACGCTGGCCGCGCCGGTGACCGCCATCGTCGGCTTCGACATGGCGTTCTACGAGAAGCTGCCGTACCTGTTCCCGCACACCGATGCGCGCGGCTGGTTCGACACCAAGCCCGAGGACACCCTGCACACCATCGCCCTGCGCAACGGCAGCCTGCAGGGCGCCTACGTGCTGATGGCGGCGCGCGCGCTGGGCCTGGACTGCGGGCCGATGTCCGGCTTCAACAACGCCAAGGTCGATGCGGCGTTCTTCGCCGGCACGAAGATCAAGTCCAACTTCCTGATCAACCTTGGCCACGGCGATCCGGCCAAGCTCTTCCCGCGCTCGCCGCGGCTGTCGTTCGACGAAGCCGCGCAGATCCTGTAA